TGGCGATATTAGAATATTCGCATTTGAAGTCACGGCCGATTCATCGCAAGGTAGATCTGTTCTGCTAGATAGATTTACTTTTGATATTAATCCAATCGGTGTTGCTTTATCTGACCTATATTTGAGACAAGATGGAGTTTCAGCTAAAGTATCTGATTTTGACCGCCAGTTAGGAAGTGATAATAAAGTTTCCTTTACTTTCAATGATCCAAATTACTCAGAAGGTGATAGGGACGAAGGACTAGTAGTTTTACCAGGATCAACTGAGAGGTTCTATTTGCATGCCACATTGTCCTCGGTTGGTGCCGCCGATACCATTTCTACTCGTTTGCTTGATGATGTAGCCAGCACAATATCATTACCCACTGGCGCTACAGCTAGTTCTTGGACCGGAAACGCCAATTTTGTATGGTCAGATGATCATATTAATGTTGTCGGGACAGAAGCGGCAACCTCAGCGCCGATATGGTTTAACGGGTACCAGGTCGATGGTTTGAAAGATAGCTTTGCTTATACAATCTCCAGCTAATACAAAATTTAAGAAAGAGCCTCGGCAACGGGGCTCTTTTTAGTTTAAGGATTTGAGAGCGGTTTGAATAATTTGTGGGAGTTGTTTTTGTTCTTCTGGTGTGAACTTTTGTAAGACAAAATCATCTGTTGGTATTTTAGCAAGTTTTTCGTTGGCTACGCCAATGCGCACGCGGGTAAAGTTTTTGGTTTTTAGCTGGTCAATTATATTTTGTACGCCGTTGTGCCCAGCTGAACCGGAAGTGGCGGAGAGTTTGATTTTGCCGAAGTTTAAGTCTTTGTCGTCATGGATTAGATTCAGCTGATTGGCGTTTAGTTTATAAAAGTTAAGAATGGCACGAATTGCTTCCCCGGATTTATTCATAAAGGTTTGTGGTTTAGCTAAAAGTATCTTCTTGTCCGCAACAGTGCCTTGAGAAATTTCCGATTTGAATTTTTTGTTAAATTGCCAATCAGGGAAATTTAGCTGCTCGCGTAAATTATCAATTACCACAAAACCGATATTATGGCGTGTGGCTTGATATTTTGGTCCAGGGTTGCCTAGTCCCGCGATGACACTATCGATTGACGACTTTGATCCCCAAAGGAGCTCCTTTAAACCCATATTTTTCCCGTAGTTGATTTTTTAGAAAGTTTAAATAGTGTTCTTGAACTTTGGCTTTTTGGTTAATTTCTAATTCAAACACTGGCGGGTTATCATTAATTTGTCGTAGGTGCCTTAAAAAGATTCGGTATTGGTTGGCGCTGGCTGGCGAGTGGCGGCGGACCATACTTTTTAAAAAGCGCTCTAATTCGTTGGCACCGATTTTGGTTTTTCTATTAGCCGATACATCTAATACTAAATCCAAAATTTGATTGACTTTTGATTTTGTTTTGGCGGAAACAAAAAGTTTCGGCACCCAGGTAAAAAAAGGAAAACGCCGGTCGAATGTTAATGCCCAGGCTTTAGTACTCTTATCCTCTATTTTATCCCATTTGTTTAAAATAGCAATCACGCTGGCATGGCTTTCAACTATCATGCCGGCTAAATGGGCGTCTTGCGATCCAAGCGGTTCGGAAATATCTGTCACAAAAAGAACTACGTCGCTGCGCTTGAGCGCATCCAAAGCTTTTGCCGTGGACTGTTTTTCTAAGCCTGCTTCAACTTTTGCTTGTTTGCGAAGACCGGCTGTATCAATAAAACGCAGAGTGTGATTTTTATAGGTTATGACTTCATCTTGAGGGTCTCGCGTAGTAAGTGGTTTAGCGCTTACAATGGAGCGTTCTTCTCCAAGAATGGCGTTTATAAGTGATGATTTACCAACATTCGGTTTGCCGATAATGGCGACATTAATCTCGTCTTTCACACCTTGAGTAGCTGGGTTTGCGCTGGTTAATTTTTTAAACCGCAATTTTTTATAGATCGCATCCAATAAATCACCAGTGCCCGAACCACTGGCAGCTGAAATTGGATATACTTCCCCAAAGCCGAGCTTTAGAAATTCGTAGGCGTTGGCGAGGTGTTTTGGGCGGTCAACTTTATTGACGGTTAGCAGTGTCGGTTTATTCAGTTTTCGGATAACCGCGGCTAAATCTTTGTCAGTCGGCATGATGCCAGTTTTGCTATCAACTACAAACAAAATAAGATCGGCTCCTTTAATGGCGCGTTGAGTTTGCCTGACGATATCGGCGTCAATGGAGCCGCCTTTTAATTTTTTGAGCCGGCGCTTAGAAGCGGCTAATCGGCTAATGCTTTGTTTTAACCCCTCAATATCTAATCCGCCCGTGTCAATTAATTCG
This DNA window, taken from Candidatus Buchananbacteria bacterium CG10_big_fil_rev_8_21_14_0_10_42_9, encodes the following:
- a CDS encoding aminoacyl-tRNA hydrolase, whose translation is MGLKELLWGSKSSIDSVIAGLGNPGPKYQATRHNIGFVVIDNLREQLNFPDWQFNKKFKSEISQGTVADKKILLAKPQTFMNKSGEAIRAILNFYKLNANQLNLIHDDKDLNFGKIKLSATSGSAGHNGVQNIIDQLKTKNFTRVRIGVANEKLAKIPTDDFVLQKFTPEEQKQLPQIIQTALKSLN
- the der gene encoding ribosome biogenesis GTPase Der; this encodes MAKKLKSVVIIGRINVGKSTLFNRLTESHQAIVSDTPGTTRDRNRGKVLWRGREIELIDTGGLDIEGLKQSISRLAASKRRLKKLKGGSIDADIVRQTQRAIKGADLILFVVDSKTGIMPTDKDLAAVIRKLNKPTLLTVNKVDRPKHLANAYEFLKLGFGEVYPISAASGSGTGDLLDAIYKKLRFKKLTSANPATQGVKDEINVAIIGKPNVGKSSLINAILGEERSIVSAKPLTTRDPQDEVITYKNHTLRFIDTAGLRKQAKVEAGLEKQSTAKALDALKRSDVVLFVTDISEPLGSQDAHLAGMIVESHASVIAILNKWDKIEDKSTKAWALTFDRRFPFFTWVPKLFVSAKTKSKVNQILDLVLDVSANRKTKIGANELERFLKSMVRRHSPASANQYRIFLRHLRQINDNPPVFELEINQKAKVQEHYLNFLKNQLREKYGFKGAPLGIKVVNR